The sequence ttttttttttttttttttttgcatctcACATTTACATCGGAAGAATCAATGCTTTGATGTATATAATCGCCTCCACTcctaatagatgcatccaattAACATCTATTGCATCATATCTCGGAGAGTCGTATCCCGTCAACTTCAATTGCACTTATTCGACATAAGACTTATTCTTTTGTAAACTAAGAATTATAAAACCCACCTCCACTATCTTTCAAACAGATACCTACATAGTCGAAAAATCACAACCACTCAacaaaggataaaatgaaaatttatgaaaaatgtaATGACAAAATGGCAGGTAAAGATTCTCCTACATAacccattttaattttaaatatataaatttattttaaaataaaattgaaaaagtcaCCTCCTCTATCTTTCAAATGGACGCCTATACTCGAAAAATCACAACCACTTGACAAAAGAATAATAGGGGagtttatgaaaaatataatggCAAAAGGACAAAGAGCCCTTTTAATATAGTAGAGATATAAAACCAAAACCAATTAGAAccaaatcatatatatatatatatatattattttgtttgaaaaacaatataacaattatataatattatatacaAATTCGAAAATGAAACTGAATATTTGCGATTCATCAATTTGGTTTGGACCAAACAAATAGTTCGTTCGATTTGCAGAAAAGATAGGTTGCTATTACTACCCCACCGGCAGCCGGCCACCATACACCTAagtattttttctatttaatatatatattatataaatagatAGTTTTTGAAACTGAACTGAAAATTGCAGCCACCCCCATCTGAAATGGCTACAAGAACACACCGATACAAGTTCACGAATTAAACACATAAGCTTACAGAGAAACAGTATAAAACTTTGAAACAAAACGTAGAAGTTCTTCTCAAAGTACAACTGAACATGTCCATGAAACGAAACGGCGTAGTTTCAAGTCTTTGACATGGTTCTGCCAGCCGCCGCCCACGAGTATAGTTCCGGCGGAAGACTGCTATTGGTGATCAAATTCTGTGGTACTCCATACAGATCCGAAACATCCAGGTGGTGGTGGCTCCGCCCATTTTGCCCATAATGTTGACTCTGCATGGCGGCCGCCACTTCTTCGTCGTCCGATGGCAGGCGGTCGAATGTCGCATTCATAAACGTCGCCGCCATGATCACGACTGGACCAGAAGCAATGAGCGCCCCCACTACAACGCCGCCGACCACTTGCCCTTGTGCGCCGGCCAAGTAAATCGTCAGGCCAGTGATTCCCGACGGTGCTGGTGGTGGCAAGATCGATCCCAGCATCGAAAGAATCTCAAAACTGATAAGAATATGAATGAAATATCAAATATGTTATTATTAATTACCGATTGACTCAACGGGAAATTCATGGGCGAAAGTAAATTTTGTAAGATTTGAACATTAAGACTTCATAAATGCTAacgtaaatttaatattatattatctaACAATTATATAACGTAATAAACTCTCCATTATTACTTTTAGTTAAGAATATGAATAAATGATTGAATTTACCGGCCATGGAGAGTGACAATAGCACCGGAGGAGGCAGCTTGGCGGAGCGTGACATTAGTGACACATCCGCTACCGCTAAGAATGCAAACGCCACGCTGCTTCCTCCGAGCGAAGTTGGAGAGGCTCTCATTGACATCACACCCAGAACTAACCTCAATGGCATGAGCTCGAAGCGCATTGGCGCTATCTCGGGTAACAATAATGGGTGGTTTTGGCTTGTTTTTGGACCCAGCTGGCCGCCCCCGAGGTCGACGGAGAGCTTGATCACTCTCCACCGCCACCGAGATAGGCGGGACGGCCTTGGGAGAAACAAGAGAAGGGTCAAAGCAAGGTCTTTGTTGGTGATTATTGGTGGCATTACTGCCACATTTTTCAGGTTCATGTTCTGAAACTACAGAAAGTTTAGATCCAAGAGAGTGAATTGCCATATCTTGATCACCTCCAGCCATTTGCATAAaccttttaaaaaacaataaaataaaacccccaaaagaaaaaatataacttttttttagatatatttgagagaaattagggcAGAGGGAGATGAGCTTATAAAGTAGAGGGAGgaataaatatatgaagaaaATTAGCAGGAAAAATGGTTTAAGGTTAGGAGGAGATTAAGTAAAACCaaacattaaataaaacaattaaatattaagGATGTCTTAAGTATGTTTTGCTTTTCACTGCCTACCTCCTAACAGACTTGGTTCTTCATGTTAATTGTCTTAGCTCAAAAGATATTGATTTTCTAATGAAGTATTTCTAATCTAGAAGCAAAATTATCACTATTAgatatttcataaatttaataatgGTATTTCTTTTTGTAGTGGTTGGGTTTTTGCAAGAAATTATATGTTAATCATATAGTGTGGTAGCTTAGTGACCACAGTGATGTGATCAGTTTAGTTAGGGTTTTAGTGTTTGTGAAGTATTTGAATAATTCTTTCTTGAGAGGGTTTAGTtacaaaaactaatttaaataattgatcTTGATGATCATAATTTAAGAATGACTAGAACTTAAAAGAGACAAAATATGAAGAATCATTATTGATGTAGAAATATTATTTTGTGCATAATTCAGTGAACTATTAAACGTAAATTAGTATCTTGAAAGTCAATGATTTGATTCTCATCTCATAATTAttgaacttgaaaaaaaaatatttgatgaaaCTAATCTTTATTTATCTAAAAGGAAACAAATGTTGGTTTAAGAATATTATATCGTGGATTtaaagttaaaatgaaaatgttatttttcaaagaaaaaatgaaaagtatTATTCTATATGTGATAGATACACATACATGGAAAGTTTGGTTTAAGGTTGCAATGTAACAAACTTTTTGTTgttacttttaataaataaaactctCAAAATATGTTAGGGAATGttgtttttaaagaaaaaactagaAGGAGGGAAGGGGGATTTCCCTATTTATTTTCGTGTCAATCTCATATATATGTCTCgtttattacttttttatttctaaaaaaaaaggtattgctcttttttgaatttatgaacGTCAATAAACACTATGTTCAACAATTTGCAAGGTCAACAATACAAAATTCTAATCTCTTGGTCGAAAGTTCATTTCATGTTAGTTGAGTTAATATTACTTGATGAAcactagttttttttcttttttccttttttttttttaaaaaaaggtcaatcacatttctttaaaatatttttgaaaataaaaaacaaattcaaATCAACTTAACAATTCCCATGATTTATTACTACCACAAAATAGTTATATGTTCATCttaaaaagcaaaaaataataataaaataacctatagataaataataatttaattgataaaattttgtATGTGTTATTTAGCTTTAAAAGTTACAAATTTGGTCTTTaacctttaattttaatttttttaaattatgaacttaaatatttatctaataaatcaatgcaatgagaataaaaaatttgaatttaatatgtTAAAAGTTGAAggattaaaaagtaaaaaactaaaagtttataaacttaaaCTTGTAATTCAAGTAATAATGAAGCAATATAAAAGGGGGATTTACGTAAATTGATCTTATTAACCCCGTAAATTGGTGTAATGTTATTATAGTGGAAAATATTGAGCTGAATCATCATCATTAGCACAATCGGGCGTCGTGGTAATGCAAGCGCGCGGGAATTGCCGTTTCAGCCTGTTTCGCGGCAGCTCTTCACGATCGATTCAAACTGAATCCATCACCAACAAGCTTCGagcttcttcaaattcctcTCCGTCGAAGAAAACACTGACCCAGAAACGCGAATCCAAAAACACCAACCCCACAATTACCGATTCCGATATAATCAAATGGAACAGGAAAATCACCGCCTACATGCGGAATGGCCAATGCGAGGCCGCTCTAAGATTTTTCAACGGTATGCCCCGTCGGAGTACTGTCACCTACAACGCCATGATATCTGGATATTTGAGTAACAATAAGTTTGATCCTGCACGGAAGGTGTTCGAGAAAATGCCCCATAGAGATTTGATAT comes from Benincasa hispida cultivar B227 chromosome 2, ASM972705v1, whole genome shotgun sequence and encodes:
- the LOC120072212 gene encoding AT-hook motif nuclear-localized protein 16, producing the protein MQMAGGDQDMAIHSLGSKLSVVSEHEPEKCGSNATNNHQQRPCFDPSLVSPKAVPPISVAVESDQALRRPRGRPAGSKNKPKPPIIVTRDSANALRAHAIEVSSGCDVNESLSNFARRKQRGVCILSGSGCVTNVTLRQAASSGAIVTLHGRFEILSMLGSILPPPAPSGITGLTIYLAGAQGQVVGGVVVGALIASGPVVIMAATFMNATFDRLPSDDEEVAAAMQSQHYGQNGRSHHHLDVSDLYGVPQNLITNSSLPPELYSWAAAGRTMSKT